Proteins from a single region of Butyrivibrio fibrisolvens:
- a CDS encoding methyl-accepting chemotaxis protein produces the protein MAVKEKKAKTGKIRNKLLLFIVPSVAITVIVLITVTTILSRSSMISSAKNELNSSITNQGDNIEAWLAENLEFFSTAKKTIEATKPDDSELQTMLDGWYGVNSNSVDGLYIASATGETFKASQSEMDLSDPLSETWYKEGITRVNMAYGSAYKNADGTHVISASGILDDGSDTIRVVSADVTLDKISIIVNSGVKMKNASSFLVDRTDNTILAHRDFSLVSTTLSSSSSDTLLSGVADKINDQDYSETTIGKYMVDFTEISGTTWVLVSYIETDVILADVNRIVNLSIIIGLISVVFITAIILLTINRTVAPLSEISKNIIAMSGGDFTIDVEAKSNDEIGLMGDQINDFVKSMRKMLHSISDESDKLKTESDNSDAVSKTMYDASQSQSEAMKQLNETVDQLASAVNDIAQNATTLATVVADTRDNSHKAESSMNDTVDISKKGRTDMEQLSKAMSGISDSNAKLMDSIARVDTASNEITNIVSLIGEIAEETNLLSLNASIEAARAGEAGKGFAVVAMEIAKLAQTSAESATNIGTLINEVHNLIQEVVGQANESATSIDQNSVLIEKAVSTFDSIYENIQTSNDLIREMITDVEKVDDVATNVAAIAEEQAASADEILATSQNMVDQADNITKSSQDVANNAHELAGTSDTLTSYVQQFKI, from the coding sequence ATGGCCGTTAAAGAAAAGAAAGCGAAAACAGGAAAGATCCGCAACAAACTCTTATTATTCATTGTTCCTTCCGTTGCTATAACTGTTATCGTTCTTATAACAGTTACAACGATCCTATCCAGAAGCAGTATGATCTCAAGCGCCAAGAACGAGCTCAATTCTTCGATCACCAATCAGGGTGACAATATTGAAGCCTGGCTTGCTGAAAACCTGGAGTTCTTCTCGACAGCCAAAAAGACGATAGAAGCCACAAAACCAGATGACAGTGAACTTCAGACCATGCTTGACGGATGGTACGGAGTAAACAGTAATTCTGTTGATGGATTGTATATCGCAAGTGCTACAGGTGAAACCTTCAAGGCATCCCAGTCTGAAATGGATCTGTCAGATCCTCTATCAGAAACCTGGTACAAAGAGGGTATCACCCGTGTAAATATGGCTTATGGAAGTGCCTACAAAAATGCCGATGGAACGCATGTAATAAGTGCTTCCGGTATTCTTGATGATGGCAGCGATACTATCAGAGTTGTATCAGCTGATGTAACTCTTGATAAGATCAGTATCATCGTTAATTCCGGTGTCAAGATGAAGAATGCAAGTTCTTTCCTGGTTGACAGGACAGATAATACTATCCTTGCCCACAGAGACTTTTCTCTTGTTTCTACTACTCTTTCATCATCAAGTTCTGACACACTTCTTTCAGGTGTTGCTGATAAGATAAATGATCAGGATTATTCAGAGACCACGATTGGAAAATACATGGTTGACTTTACTGAAATATCCGGGACCACCTGGGTTCTTGTATCCTATATAGAGACAGATGTCATCCTTGCAGATGTTAACCGTATAGTTAATCTGTCCATAATAATCGGACTTATAAGTGTTGTTTTCATAACTGCTATCATTCTTCTTACTATAAACAGGACTGTAGCACCTCTTTCAGAAATATCAAAAAACATAATCGCAATGTCAGGAGGCGATTTCACTATTGATGTAGAAGCAAAAAGTAATGATGAGATTGGTCTTATGGGCGATCAGATCAATGACTTTGTTAAGAGCATGAGAAAAATGCTCCATTCGATCAGCGATGAATCAGATAAATTAAAAACCGAGTCAGATAATTCAGATGCTGTATCCAAGACCATGTATGATGCATCACAGTCCCAGTCAGAAGCCATGAAGCAGCTTAATGAAACTGTGGATCAGCTGGCTTCAGCGGTTAATGATATTGCTCAAAATGCCACTACTCTTGCAACTGTTGTTGCTGATACCAGAGACAACAGCCATAAAGCAGAAAGCAGCATGAATGATACTGTAGACATTTCCAAGAAGGGTCGAACTGATATGGAACAGCTTAGTAAAGCCATGTCAGGAATATCAGATTCCAATGCCAAACTTATGGATTCTATAGCAAGAGTTGATACAGCTTCAAATGAGATCACCAACATCGTAAGTCTTATAGGTGAAATTGCAGAAGAAACCAACCTTCTTTCTCTTAATGCATCCATAGAAGCTGCAAGAGCAGGTGAAGCCGGTAAGGGTTTTGCCGTTGTTGCTATGGAGATTGCCAAGCTGGCGCAGACTTCTGCCGAAAGCGCTACTAACATAGGAACTCTTATCAATGAAGTTCATAACCTGATCCAGGAAGTTGTAGGTCAGGCCAATGAAAGTGCTACAAGTATTGATCAGAACAGCGTACTTATCGAAAAAGCTGTATCAACCTTTGACAGCATTTATGAAAACATTCAGACTTCCAACGATCTTATAAGAGAGATGATCACTGATGTAGAAAAGGTTGATGATGTTGCAACCAACGTAGCAGCTATCGCCGAGGAACAGGCAGCAAGTGCAGATGAGATTCTTGCAACTTCTCAGAACATGGTTGATCAGGCAGATAATATCACCAAGAGCTCACAGGATGTTGCCAATAATGCACATGAACTTGCTGGTACGTCAGATACACTTACATCTTATGTACAGCAGTTTAAGATTTGA
- a CDS encoding ABC transporter ATP-binding protein, whose product MKGKKKSHMGLLFKEMGAFKITMILSIIVAAVGAYVSLRAYGYIYNAAREVIIHIEDSGGVDTLYLIDMGKHILFCVTGAYGLYGLALLFSHITAFNTAARLKKRLLRHIGSLPLGYFDTHPSGVLRKLVEKNTDAAETLIAHQIPNTAQSIALPVFFAIYMFKYNAMMAIACIIPVVIGFILLVSIMMGGGSDFVRKYQKASADMSDACVEYVRGIPVMKTFGQSADSFKRYKDAVTNFADFVYKFAISMMNADSSYNTAINSIFVTLIPAALYMFKTSTDSKSVILDFIFFASMIPLAVTLLKRIMSNSSESIIVDEAMEALEKVFNEKSQSFAGSLEPENFDISIRDLTFRYSKDTPVVIDGVNLEIPEKSTVAFVGMSGSGKSTIANLIARFWDVEEGAIKIGGCELKELSKKSIDSLMSVVFQESTLLKTTLAQNVALYKPDATKDEILRALHLAQCDDILERLPDGIDTVYGSKGTYFSGGEIQRIAIARAILKDAPIVILDEATAFADAENEYLIRKALEKLLADKTVIMIAHRMQTVRNADKICVIDNGKIAESGTHRELMIMNGIYKKMTDEYEKAVNWKFERREAVNA is encoded by the coding sequence ATGAAAGGGAAAAAGAAAAGTCATATGGGGCTTTTGTTCAAGGAGATGGGAGCCTTTAAGATCACAATGATCCTTAGTATTATTGTCGCTGCAGTAGGCGCATATGTAAGTCTCAGAGCTTACGGCTATATTTATAATGCAGCCAGGGAAGTCATAATCCACATAGAAGATTCAGGAGGCGTAGATACTCTGTATCTTATAGATATGGGTAAGCATATTTTGTTTTGCGTAACGGGAGCCTATGGTCTTTACGGACTTGCACTTCTTTTTTCACACATTACGGCATTTAATACGGCAGCAAGACTTAAAAAGAGGCTGCTTAGGCATATAGGAAGCCTTCCGCTTGGATATTTTGATACGCATCCAAGTGGAGTCCTGCGAAAACTTGTTGAGAAGAATACTGATGCAGCAGAAACTCTTATTGCGCATCAGATCCCTAATACAGCCCAGTCCATTGCACTTCCGGTATTTTTTGCTATTTATATGTTTAAGTACAATGCAATGATGGCGATAGCATGCATTATACCTGTTGTCATAGGTTTTATTCTTTTGGTATCTATCATGATGGGAGGGGGAAGTGACTTTGTCCGTAAGTATCAGAAGGCATCAGCAGATATGTCCGATGCCTGCGTAGAATATGTCAGAGGCATTCCTGTCATGAAAACCTTCGGGCAGAGCGCAGATTCTTTTAAAAGATACAAGGATGCAGTAACAAACTTTGCAGATTTTGTCTATAAGTTTGCTATATCCATGATGAATGCGGACAGCTCTTATAACACTGCTATTAACAGCATTTTTGTTACGCTTATTCCTGCGGCTTTATATATGTTTAAGACAAGTACTGATTCAAAGAGTGTGATCCTTGATTTTATCTTTTTTGCTTCAATGATCCCGCTTGCAGTTACACTTCTTAAGCGTATTATGAGTAACTCATCCGAGTCAATAATAGTTGATGAAGCTATGGAAGCTTTGGAAAAGGTATTTAATGAAAAGAGTCAGAGCTTTGCCGGAAGTCTTGAGCCTGAAAACTTTGATATAAGTATCCGTGATCTTACTTTTAGATATTCAAAAGATACACCTGTTGTAATAGACGGTGTTAACCTTGAGATTCCGGAAAAGAGTACTGTTGCATTTGTCGGCATGTCCGGAAGTGGAAAGAGTACTATAGCTAATCTTATAGCAAGATTCTGGGATGTAGAAGAAGGGGCTATAAAGATTGGCGGCTGCGAACTTAAAGAACTTTCCAAAAAGTCTATTGATAGTCTGATGAGCGTTGTATTTCAGGAAAGTACACTACTTAAAACAACTTTGGCTCAAAACGTAGCCTTATATAAGCCTGATGCTACGAAAGATGAAATATTAAGAGCCCTTCACCTTGCCCAGTGTGATGATATCCTTGAAAGACTACCTGATGGGATCGATACTGTGTATGGCTCAAAAGGAACTTATTTTTCCGGAGGAGAGATTCAGAGAATTGCTATTGCCAGAGCAATTCTTAAGGATGCACCTATAGTAATCCTTGACGAAGCTACAGCCTTTGCGGATGCAGAAAATGAATATCTTATAAGAAAAGCACTCGAAAAGCTTCTTGCAGACAAAACGGTCATTATGATCGCTCATCGTATGCAGACTGTAAGAAATGCGGATAAGATCTGCGTTATAGATAATGGAAAGATTGCTGAGTCGGGAACTCATAGAGAGCTTATGATTATGAATGGCATATATAAGAAAATGACGGATGAATATGAAAAGGCTGTAAACTGGAAGTTTGAAAGAAGGGAGGCCGTAAATGCTTAA
- a CDS encoding ABC transporter ATP-binding protein, giving the protein MLKKLYYLTDKGQKEVYRASLWLTIFELVTTLSVLPIFCALYEMLMVYTGRKNETSSLVLYLAASILIVVLSFLSYKKMYKVKYLAAGKENCHLRMSVADKLRKLPESYLSKRDLSDLTSTVMDDIGTIERAITNSVAETVAGIASGIILIIALLFINVKLALCLLSCLPLAVITMSLSNAVSGKTNAKNRILKLDVSESVQEFLENIKSLRASDTMHEYQKKMDYRINRIVPRLLLFEFLAGMCVSVSYNVMRLGIGFVVICGAKMLSKGEITPFVFLLFLLMSVRVYEPLSQALETVGALIASTVAAGRIKEIMEYPEMSGSKDTDIKAFDVEFKNVRFSYDDEEVLKDVSFVAKQGEYTALVGPSGSGKSTIAKLAARFWDIDSGRITVGGTDVSTVEPEELFKYFSIVFQDVTLFHDTIYNNILVGNKNATRQQVMKAAEDAQCMSFIDKIPGGFDAVIGENGHTLSGGERQRLSIARAFLKDAPIVLLDESTASLDPETETSIQIALERLTRNKTVIMIAHRLRTIEKCDKIVVLDEGKIVGCGGHSDLMANCETYKKMQQYQRETDIIKETMSEKKMIS; this is encoded by the coding sequence ATGCTTAAGAAACTATATTATCTGACTGATAAAGGTCAAAAGGAAGTATACAGAGCGTCCTTATGGCTGACTATATTTGAGCTTGTTACAACCCTTTCTGTTTTGCCGATTTTTTGCGCTTTATATGAGATGCTTATGGTCTATACAGGCCGAAAAAATGAGACAAGTTCACTTGTTTTATACTTGGCAGCATCTATACTTATTGTTGTTTTATCATTTTTATCATATAAGAAGATGTACAAGGTCAAATATCTTGCAGCGGGTAAAGAAAACTGTCACCTTCGTATGAGCGTTGCAGATAAGCTTAGAAAACTTCCTGAGAGCTATCTGTCTAAAAGAGACTTAAGTGACCTTACATCAACTGTCATGGATGATATCGGAACTATCGAGAGAGCCATAACCAATTCTGTAGCTGAGACAGTAGCAGGAATAGCTTCAGGTATCATCCTTATAATTGCACTTCTTTTTATAAATGTTAAGCTGGCCCTTTGCCTATTGAGCTGCCTTCCACTGGCTGTTATAACTATGAGTTTAAGCAATGCTGTATCAGGTAAGACCAATGCCAAAAACAGGATACTAAAGCTTGACGTATCAGAGTCGGTTCAGGAATTTCTTGAAAATATCAAGAGTTTAAGAGCTTCTGATACCATGCACGAATATCAAAAGAAAATGGATTATAGGATAAACAGGATCGTCCCAAGACTTCTTTTGTTTGAGTTTCTTGCCGGTATGTGCGTTTCTGTGTCTTATAACGTTATGAGACTTGGGATTGGTTTTGTTGTTATCTGCGGCGCAAAAATGCTTTCTAAAGGAGAGATAACACCATTTGTATTTTTGCTCTTTCTCCTGATGTCAGTAAGAGTTTATGAACCCTTATCCCAGGCACTGGAAACAGTAGGAGCTCTTATCGCATCAACTGTTGCAGCGGGAAGAATAAAAGAAATTATGGAATATCCCGAAATGAGCGGAAGTAAAGATACTGATATTAAAGCCTTCGATGTTGAGTTTAAGAATGTCCGTTTTTCATATGATGATGAAGAAGTGCTTAAGGATGTATCTTTTGTTGCAAAGCAGGGAGAGTATACCGCACTTGTAGGGCCTTCAGGTTCCGGAAAAAGTACTATAGCAAAGCTTGCAGCAAGATTCTGGGATATTGACAGCGGCAGGATAACTGTTGGTGGTACTGATGTATCAACTGTAGAACCGGAGGAACTCTTTAAATATTTTTCCATTGTATTCCAGGATGTTACTCTTTTCCATGATACGATCTATAATAATATTCTTGTAGGAAACAAAAACGCCACAAGGCAGCAGGTAATGAAAGCTGCTGAAGATGCCCAGTGTATGAGTTTTATAGACAAGATCCCGGGCGGCTTTGATGCTGTTATAGGAGAAAATGGTCATACGCTTTCAGGAGGAGAAAGGCAGAGATTATCAATAGCAAGAGCATTTCTTAAAGATGCTCCAATAGTTCTTCTGGATGAAAGTACGGCATCCCTTGATCCTGAAACAGAAACCAGCATTCAGATAGCTCTTGAAAGGCTCACACGAAACAAAACAGTCATCATGATAGCCCACAGACTCAGGACTATTGAGAAGTGCGATAAGATCGTGGTACTTGATGAAGGAAAGATAGTTGGCTGCGGAGGGCATTCTGACCTTATGGCAAACTGCGAGACTTACAAAAAGATGCAGCAATACCAGAGAGAAACTGATATCATAAAGGAAACGATGTCAGAAAAGAAAATGATATCATGA
- a CDS encoding TetR/AcrR family transcriptional regulator, giving the protein MPKRIIGVSERLLNVAKEEFMAKGFEGASIKEIASKAATSPRAIYTRFENKEDLFCKVVEPVVLEFKAMFWEDKEYYYSGKSEQGRTPVDFYLRYIEYAYKHRDEFILLLTKSSGTRYEHFMKDLADADTSRVKEVISDGRISVKNEMDVVELFVRQISYAFYDNLFLPLIRGYSLKDAKEYITMMVDFYMKGIDTI; this is encoded by the coding sequence ATGCCAAAACGAATAATAGGAGTTTCGGAAAGGCTCCTTAATGTGGCCAAAGAGGAATTTATGGCTAAGGGCTTTGAAGGAGCTTCGATCAAAGAAATAGCCTCAAAGGCTGCAACAAGTCCCAGAGCCATCTACACAAGATTTGAAAATAAAGAGGACCTTTTTTGCAAAGTAGTAGAACCTGTAGTCCTTGAGTTTAAGGCTATGTTCTGGGAAGACAAGGAATACTATTACAGTGGCAAAAGTGAACAGGGAAGGACTCCGGTGGATTTTTATCTGCGATACATAGAATATGCCTATAAACATAGGGATGAGTTTATTCTTCTTTTGACCAAATCTTCAGGTACAAGGTATGAGCATTTTATGAAAGACCTGGCAGATGCTGATACAAGCAGGGTAAAAGAGGTTATATCAGATGGCAGGATCAGTGTAAAAAACGAAATGGATGTTGTAGAGTTGTTTGTAAGGCAGATCTCCTACGCTTTCTATGACAATCTTTTTCTTCCGCTTATAAGAGGTTACAGTTTAAAGGATGCTAAAGAGTATATTACTATGATGGTTGATTTCTATATGAAAGGTATAGATACTATCTAG
- a CDS encoding energy-coupling factor transporter transmembrane component T: MRSLNINPIVLIIINIIAPSMYIFLSGKYLQIFLLIFAASLLALMGRYKRVAALFIVYFVLIGIYVVTLRSDDLKFIGLFFIVIAQSVPCVSLAALLISKYNSAQLLSALEAMRIPRILVVAVTITMKYIPTFKREFGYILESMRLRGIKFTWRRPVKSFQYFIAPQLFRCAALAEEVTSAGLVKGIDAPVRRSSFYEEKITIADYLVLFVFVLGLVGGFVWQKM; this comes from the coding sequence ATGAGATCATTAAATATAAATCCGATTGTTCTGATCATAATAAATATCATTGCTCCAAGTATGTATATATTCCTAAGCGGTAAATATCTTCAGATTTTTCTGCTTATATTTGCAGCATCGCTCCTTGCCTTGATGGGAAGGTATAAGAGGGTTGCAGCACTTTTTATCGTGTACTTTGTCCTGATAGGAATATATGTCGTAACACTAAGATCAGATGATTTAAAATTCATAGGACTTTTTTTCATAGTCATAGCCCAGTCTGTTCCCTGTGTTTCTCTGGCAGCGCTCCTGATCAGTAAATATAATTCAGCCCAGCTTCTTTCTGCGCTGGAAGCTATGAGAATACCGAGGATACTTGTCGTTGCTGTGACTATAACTATGAAGTATATTCCAACCTTCAAAAGAGAATTTGGATACATCTTAGAATCCATGAGGCTTAGAGGCATTAAGTTTACATGGAGAAGACCAGTAAAGAGTTTTCAGTACTTCATAGCACCACAGCTTTTCAGATGTGCGGCGCTTGCAGAGGAGGTCACATCAGCTGGCCTTGTAAAGGGAATAGACGCTCCTGTCAGAAGAAGCTCTTTTTACGAAGAGAAGATCACTATAGCTGACTATCTTGTACTGTTTGTATTTGTCCTTGGACTTGTTGGAGGTTTTGTATGGCAGAAAATGTGA
- a CDS encoding ABC transporter ATP-binding protein, protein MAENVIMAKELNFNYQESVEGISDISFSIDSGMVVLLTGNSGSGKSTLLKCLNGLIPAVTEGEMSGSLSIEGKDYSDVKMYQLNKAIGSVFQNPRSQFFTDNTTAELVFPMENYGYSKEEMLTRLRELKEEFGLEGLLDRNIYTLSSGERQLIALASATAMKQKVLLFDEPSANLDYGNAMKLGRIIERLKKEGYTVIVADHRFYYLNGIIDKVLFMDHGKLKVCESEEEFKKGNYDTRSFDIFSIDMPFAKDCSKDEIVADLKNVSYKNILHNINLKLCKGEITVLVGNNGAGKTTLAKAMCESIKPDSGKVKIRNIPFFIMQDPDYQLFGTSVINELSIVRNDIGEIKKCLDYLGLLPYRHKHPFDLSGGQKQRLQIAMAMLCDRDVIVFDEPTSGLDVYSMKSVSEEILKLKDKAGILVISHDYEFIRHIANRIIFLEDGTITEDFKLDESTLPRLNNIFKKMQEDKFNEKVKD, encoded by the coding sequence ATGGCAGAAAATGTGATCATGGCAAAAGAGCTTAATTTTAATTACCAGGAGTCTGTTGAAGGGATATCTGACATTAGTTTTTCCATAGACTCGGGGATGGTAGTTCTTCTGACAGGTAATAGCGGAAGCGGTAAGTCTACTCTTTTAAAGTGCCTTAACGGTCTTATTCCGGCGGTTACAGAAGGAGAAATGTCAGGTTCTTTGTCCATAGAAGGAAAAGACTATTCCGATGTGAAGATGTACCAGCTTAATAAGGCGATAGGCTCTGTCTTCCAGAATCCAAGGTCACAGTTTTTTACGGATAATACAACGGCAGAGCTTGTCTTTCCAATGGAAAACTATGGATATAGCAAGGAAGAGATGCTTACAAGGCTAAGAGAGCTTAAGGAAGAGTTTGGCCTTGAAGGGCTTCTTGACCGCAATATCTATACCTTATCAAGTGGTGAGAGGCAGCTTATTGCCCTTGCGTCTGCAACTGCTATGAAGCAAAAGGTCCTCCTTTTTGATGAGCCATCTGCAAATCTTGATTATGGCAATGCCATGAAGCTTGGAAGGATAATCGAAAGGCTAAAAAAGGAAGGCTATACTGTCATTGTCGCAGATCACAGATTTTATTATCTTAATGGAATCATAGACAAGGTTCTTTTTATGGATCACGGAAAGCTCAAAGTCTGCGAGAGCGAAGAGGAGTTTAAAAAAGGCAATTATGATACAAGAAGCTTTGATATCTTTTCCATAGATATGCCTTTTGCAAAGGACTGTTCCAAAGATGAGATTGTGGCAGATCTTAAAAATGTGAGTTATAAAAATATCCTTCACAACATAAATCTAAAGCTCTGTAAGGGTGAAATAACGGTTCTAGTTGGTAATAACGGGGCGGGTAAGACCACGCTTGCCAAGGCTATGTGCGAGAGCATAAAGCCTGATTCGGGCAAAGTTAAGATAAGGAACATTCCTTTTTTCATAATGCAGGATCCAGATTATCAGCTCTTTGGAACATCTGTAATTAATGAACTTAGTATAGTCAGGAATGATATTGGTGAGATCAAAAAATGCCTTGATTATCTGGGACTTCTTCCTTACAGGCATAAGCACCCCTTTGATCTTAGCGGCGGTCAGAAGCAAAGGCTTCAGATAGCTATGGCTATGCTCTGCGACAGGGATGTCATAGTCTTTGACGAGCCCACAAGCGGGCTGGATGTTTACTCTATGAAAAGCGTGTCTGAAGAGATATTAAAGCTTAAGGATAAAGCCGGGATTCTTGTTATCTCCCATGACTACGAGTTTATAAGGCACATCGCAAACAGGATCATATTCCTTGAAGATGGCACTATAACAGAGGATTTTAAGCTGGATGAGAGTACCTTGCCCAGATTAAATAACATATTCAAAAAAATGCAGGAGGATAAGTTCAATGAGAAAGTTAAAGATTAA
- a CDS encoding MptD family putative ECF transporter S component yields MRKLKIKDVVMIALLTALYLVIYMVAGTVVMVFGAFGHSISSGVCGFLTGSVFLFLSRKVGKFGQFTIMQAISMLLFAIIGAGYLPWLITSMIGAVIADLIASGSNNVPVWKVAAASGIFHVGQALGAIVPSWFFLESYRTEWISRGQTPEAMDEMIKFTSGFMGLVGAAIVFALSFAGVYLGNVVLRKHLEKKDAMAA; encoded by the coding sequence ATGAGAAAGTTAAAGATTAAAGATGTTGTTATGATAGCGCTTCTTACAGCGTTATACCTTGTGATCTATATGGTAGCCGGTACAGTAGTAATGGTATTTGGCGCATTTGGTCACTCCATAAGTTCCGGTGTGTGCGGATTCTTAACGGGATCGGTTTTTCTGTTCCTTTCAAGAAAGGTTGGAAAGTTCGGACAGTTCACTATCATGCAGGCAATAAGTATGCTGCTCTTTGCAATCATCGGAGCAGGATATCTGCCATGGCTCATTACTTCAATGATAGGTGCTGTTATTGCTGATCTTATTGCATCAGGAAGTAATAATGTTCCTGTATGGAAGGTTGCAGCTGCTTCCGGAATATTCCACGTGGGTCAGGCACTTGGCGCTATTGTTCCTTCATGGTTCTTCCTTGAGAGCTATAGAACAGAATGGATCTCAAGAGGCCAGACGCCCGAAGCTATGGATGAGATGATCAAATTTACATCAGGCTTTATGGGACTTGTAGGCGCAGCTATCGTATTTGCCCTTTCTTTTGCAGGAGTTTACCTTGGCAACGTTGTTTTAAGAAAGCATCTTGAGAAAAAAGACGCTATGGCAGCGTAA